One Salarias fasciatus chromosome 22, fSalaFa1.1, whole genome shotgun sequence DNA segment encodes these proteins:
- the LOC115409804 gene encoding interleukin-6-like, which produces MISISYPLSALMLAALLLCASGAPTPGAPTTAPAGDSSGEEEGEATSDLLSTWKALAGIAKQHKKQFEDEFHKSVTILESYKTSSFPIKCPEFNFSREACYHRLAKGLQVYTVLLRHVEREYPNNLILSAARLYSSVLIQGIKEKMRRGDQVSALTSGQEEQLLREFDTPDRYHRKMTAHSILHHLKVFLADGTRAIFKRERAWAGRKAVTFHAANS; this is translated from the exons ATGATCAGTATTTCAT ACCCGCTCTCCGCGCTGATGCTGGCGGCTCTGCTCCTGTGCGCGTCCGGCGCCCCGACCCCGGGCGCCCCCACCACCGCCCCGGCGGGGGACTCCTcgggcgaggaggagggggaggcgacctctgacctgctgagCACCTGGAAAGCTCTGGCCGGCATCGCCAAGCAGCACAAGAAACAG TTCGAAGACGAGTTCCACAAGAGCGTGACCATCCTGGAAAGCTACAAGACCTCTTCTTTCCCCATCAAGTGCCCAGAGTTCAATTTCAGCAGG gaggCCTGCTACCACAGGTTAGCCAAAGGCCTGCAGGTCTACACGGTTCTCCTCCGGCATGTGGAGCGGGAGTACCCCAACAACCTGATCCTGTCCGCCGCCAGGCTGTACAGCAGCGTCCTGATCCAGGGCATCAAGGAGAAG aTGCGACGCGGGGATCAGGTCTCGGCTCTGACCTCCggccaggaggagcagctgctgcgggAGTTCGACACGCCGGACCGCTACCACCGGAAGATGACGGCGCACAGCATTCTGCACCACCTCAAGGTCTTCCTGGCCGACGGCACCAGGGCCATCTTCAAGAGGGAGCGGGCCTGGGCCGGCAGGAAGGCCGTCACTTTCCACGCCGCCAACAGCTGA
- the tomm7 gene encoding mitochondrial import receptor subunit TOM7 homolog: MAKMSKETKQRLQQLFQCGQFVIRWGFIPTVLYLGFKRGADPGMPEPTVLSLLWG, translated from the exons ATGGCCAAGATGAGCAAAGAGACCAAacagcggctgcagcagctgttccaGTGCGGGCAGTTTGTCATCCGGTGGGGCTTCATCCCCACCGTGCTCTACCTCG GTTTCAAACGAGGAGCGGATCCAGGAATGCCTGAACCGACAGTCCTGAG TCTACTGTGGGGCTGA